The Gopherus flavomarginatus isolate rGopFla2 chromosome 20, rGopFla2.mat.asm, whole genome shotgun sequence region TCCAGTgcctggagtgtgggaggaggttcaGCTGTTCCTCCAGCCTCACCGCCCACCAGCgcatccacactggagagaggcccTTTCAGTGCTCGGACAGTGGGAGAAGGTTCAGGCAGCCATCAAACCTGACCGGCCACCAACGGACTCATGCCTAGAGGGGAAACACTCTGCAGACCAAACAACATGAGGCCTCTGTGTCAATCTTGTGGGATTCTGGGTAAAGCTAAGAGCTGTAGTGATAGACTCCTTAACCTTCTTGGGGGCTTTTGGTTTGCTCCTCTGCTTCATGCTGACTGCAGGGGTGAGTGTAATCCTCTTCACCTTTCTGCTCCTGGGCTGAGTGGAGAGATGCGTCCTTCCTCCACTTGCTGAGGGTTTTGTTGTTCACTAAAGTTGGGctactgccccagccccttgACTGTCCTGAGTGGCCTGCTGCATCTGCCCCTCCAGAAGAGACTTGGCCTGTGAGCAACAGGAGCAGCAGGAATTACAGCCGTTACTGTAGCTCCTGGGGTTGAGTAGACAGTAATCCCGTAGTGCTCTGTCCACACTTTGCTGCAGCCTTGCTACTGTATGAGGTGGGGCCAGGCCAAGGTGGGAGCAAGGCAGGCCTGCAGGAGCCACCTCCTGTTTGTCGCACACCATTTGTGGCTAGTGCAGTGAGAGCCAAGCACCTGGCCTGGGTTAGTCAAACTTCAGCGATGGTCTCACGCGAGAGCAAGGCAAGGATGGGGTGACTAACTCTGAATGGGGACTGGTGGGGCAGCACCTCGAGCTCGGTTCAGACTCCCAGCTTGCGCTGACTCTCACCCATGCGCTCATAAGGCTGGAAATGCCTTGCCTGACTATTAACACTGTTGTTCATGTTTTGTTCCTCTTAGTTCCTTCTCTCTCTCGGGAAGATGATATTTTCCCTCCATATTTCTTCTGTAGAGAATTTCTTTAAGCCTGTGTTAATAAAATGAGCTTCTCTGAGACTGACCTTATCCTGCACAGTGATCCCTAGCAGGGGGTAGTGACTGAACCCAAAccagctgcctctctctgcacaACCCTCTGTGCCTGATGTAAAGGATCTGCTCCAGCAACTGCAGCAGCAGACTCTGACCCAAAACATTGTTAATGCAGAGTGGAGCTTGCCCAGCCTGTGCTCATTCCCTTCCAGAATACAGAGACTCAACCTCAACCCTGCAACCCAGGAACTGCCCCTCCTAGCACATCACCTGAACTCCATAGAGCAGGAACCCCGCACTGAAATGACTGCACATGTGGCCCGCCCCACCCATGGGGCAGAGCAGGTAGACAATCCAAGGAAGCATTCAGAAAAGTCCTCTGTTAAATAACAAGCTAAATCTCCACCTTAACTGTACCAGAGCTGCCGCTCGGCTCTAAGCCGGGCCTTGCtcctggcagggggaagggctcCTGCTCTTTGACTCACACTCCTAGATGTTACGCCAGAGGCAGGGGTGTCTCACAGCGAAGTGCATGAAAACCTAGCAGCTGTGCCTGTTGTAATCAGCCTTGTCACACATCCTTTTACCCTTCCAGTTACTACAACAGTAAGGAGGAGGGGTCACAAGGATGTCGGACTTTGAGCGGAGATGGGAGCCTCACTGAGCTGTCACTGTTGTAATACCTGGGGAAGGAGCCGAGCTCGAGAGGGTGGAACAGACACTGCTCTATTCCCACAAACCCACAGAACCTCAGGCGTCCTCCCTCTGCCTGCCACAGCCACAGCCGCAGCCCACGGtgctcagcagcagctgctcctgctgGAAAATAAACAGCTTGTTCTGTTACTGAGCGTGAACTATTCCAGCTTGGGGTGTCGTGTGTGTTCCCCCTCCCGGCAGGGAGAGGTGGCGGTTCGGAGAGCGTattggggcagctggagcaggtcCAGATGGGTTAGTCCTATGGTTTGGGCACAGAAACAGCCCACGGGGCTAGCCTGACTGACAGGCAGTTGAGGGTGATTGCTCTGTATCTGAGCCCCACAGAGTTCTAAAAATGACACACACCCCATGCCCAAGGGCCTGTCTACTGCTCTGAGCAGAGCAGCCCCCCGTCCCCCCAGTGACCCAGCTGTGTATGAGagtgaggcagggagagggggtgtcTTGCCTAGTCTGGGTAGGGCAGCACAAACCCCAGAATCTGACTCAGAGAACCCCCCCGTGGGGCTGGAGCGAGGCCGAGCCAGGAGAAAGTCAAGCCGGAGCCCTGTTGTGTGAggcactggggagtagccctggCTTGGAGCGGGTCAGCGCATGATGGAGCCTTTCCACCTCCAAATCCCCAAGAAGCCCCAAAGGCAGAGAATGGCCTTGGCAGCAAAGCCTCCAGGGAATCCACTGCCCTTTGCCACCGCGCAGCCCCCAGCACGGCCCTTCGTttggggcaggggttctcaaacgggggctgggacccctcaggggggtgtgagctgtcagcctccaccaaaccccgctttgcctcagcatgtataatggtgttaaatatgcaaAGAAGTGTTTTGATTGGATAAGGGGGTGGCGCTCAGGCTTGCTGTGTGGAAGGGGTCGCCTCGCCGGTACAGAACTTGGAGAGCCGCTGGTTTAGCCAGAGAACACGGGCACGTTTACTGAGCAGAGACCAGAGACTGGAGTGACAGCAGAGAGCTAGAAACGGCTAGATGTGAAATTAAATCAGAACACGCTGTCTACAGCCCCGCGTTAACTGACTGCGGCTGCGCTAATGAAGTTTAGCTCCCCCAAATTAACGACTCAGCCAGCtgcgccctcccccccgccccatcgtTAGACAAGCGCCCTGGTGAAGGGTACCCGGGTGGATCTCGGCCCCCTCAGCCATGGctccactcctcccactgccGCTGGCTCTGCCGAGATCTCCCCAGCCACTTCGCTCAGTGCGGAGCACAGCCATTGACGTGACATTGAGCCTGACAGGTAAATAAATGTCTCCTGCCTGAGAGGAACATGGGTCTCCTCTTGTGGAGAGCAGCCCAGCTCCCAGGCCCTGAGAGCGTAACGGCCATATACAcacaactcccctcccctcccctccccagacacgCACTTCCCAACAGGGTGACGCAGGCTTGCGGCAGAGGCCTCCCGTAGCACCCTGGGGCAAACCACCGTGGAGAGACCAGACCCAGGGACCCAGCTGGCACCAGGAGGTCCCTGGGCCACGGCCGGTGCCCCCCTCACGGCTTCTCCAGCTGCATGTCGAGCACACGGAGGTTGGCCACGTCCTGGTAGGTGGCCTGCAGGCCCCGCGAGATGTCCTCGTACATGGAGCACTCATCCAGGTTCAGGCCCTAGTGCGgcaaagcagagggggctgctcgTCTGCAGGCCAAGGAAGTGGCTCAGCCCTCAGCACCTACCCCATAGGGGCCATGAGGGGCAGGCGGGATCCCAGTCACAGTGACAGATGCTtcctcagcccctcctgccccacacagacccAAAGCACCTCACACAGCAGTGGTGGGGTGTCCAGAACCACTAGGCGACCCCCTAGCTCCTCACTGGGGCAGCACTGACTGCCTGGGGACTGtgtcccctgctgagccctccacgctgagccctgcagcccagcgccccctagcacttcACTAGGGCCGGCATTGATAGCCAGGGGCCAgagccccccgctgagccccagaccccgctccctgcagcccagcgccccctagcacttcACTAGGGCCGGCATTGATAGCCAGGGGCCAgagccccccactgagccccacgccctgctccctgcagcccagagccccctagcACTTCACTAGGGCCGGCATTGATAGCCAGGGgacagagccccccaccctgctccctgcagcccagcgccccctagcacttcACTAGGGCTGGCATTGATAGCCAGGGGACAgagccccccgctgagccccacaccccgctccctgcagcccagcgccccctagcacttcACTAGGGCTGGCATTGATAGCCAGGGGCCAgagccccccactgagccccagaccccgctccctgcagcccagcaccccctaggGCTGCCTCCAAGGGACCCCACTCTGCTTTTTGCAGCACTGCGAGGATCCAGGCTGACCCTTCCTAGCTGTGCAGGGACGGGGCCAAAGGCTGGGACCCCCCGTTCCCATAACCCCACTTGcagtgccccttccccccccccagctcacctcataGAGATTCTCCTCTTCGTACTCGTTCTTCTTGGCCTGCAGCAGCCGCTCATTCTCCCACCTCTTCTGCAACAGCCAAGTGGGGGTAGGCGTGAGGCAGGGGCCAAGTGCCGTTCACCCCTCCTCAATCCCAATGTGAGCCTGCCCATTAGCCTGCTTGGGGGGTCACACTGCCCCCTCGAATCAGATCAGCCCGCAGGCCTAGGGGCACCCTGATGCAGTCTCCCCCAGGacagggggcaggcccagcccGCGGTCAGTGTCTGGGGGTCCTGGGGCCGAGGGGCTCACcctgaagaggaggaagatgCCAGGCCCCACGGCGCAGAAGAGGAGCAGGATGCCCTCAGCGGTGATCAGCTGGTTCTTGGTGGATTCCCGCATGTTCAGGAAGGGAACCGGGACGGGTTCTGCAATGCCAGGGGAGAGGGTcagctccaccccaaactccccagaGACTCCCTCTcctgtgcagccccctctggggtggggtgggatgggatggggtgaggtccccctcccctgctgccacacagccccctctggggtggggcgaggTCCCCCTCCTCCCGCTGCCACGCAGCCCCCTCTGGGATGGGGTGAAGTCCCGCTCCCCAGCTGCCATGCAGCCCCCTCTGGAGCGGGGCaaggtccccctccccccaatgccACGCAGTCCCCTCTGGGGTGCGGCGAGGTCCCACACACACCATGCAGCCCCTCTGGCATAGGGCAGGCCCACTGCACAGACAGCCCCCGCCCAAGGCAGCTGTTTACCAGCAGAGAGGCCCAGGGGACTgagggaggcagagggaactgtCCCAGTTGGGGTCTGGGGGATTCtgtcctgctgcacccccctggcgACCCCCAGCCCTCACTCACTGCGGACCCGCAGGTAGGTGCCGCATGACTGGCCCCAGGCCTCGTCTGTGTACACCTGGCAGAAATACAGGCCAATGTCGCTCTTCCTGGCGGGGTGGAAGGTGAGGATGGAGATGCCGGCGTCCGCCGTGATGGCCACGCTGCGTTGGGGGCTGGTGCCATTGGCCACCAGGATGGGCTCGCTGCAGTTCCGAGAGCAGGATCGGCTCCAGGTGACCCGGGCCCCGGA contains the following coding sequences:
- the CD79A gene encoding B-cell antigen receptor complex-associated protein alpha chain isoform X1, which codes for MEMGPAWVCVLLPLCLLPGHLCSESTTNMTTPCSGTTWNVSEVPPAPRTPQPRPPVVNVQTSLTAQLLAENSLVKVEAGLTSVTVPEGGRVTLKCRFEAPSGARVTWSRSCSRNCSEPILVANGTSPQRSVAITADAGISILTFHPARKSDIGLYFCQVYTDEAWGQSCGTYLRVRKPVPVPFLNMRESTKNQLITAEGILLLFCAVGPGIFLLFRKRWENERLLQAKKNEYEEENLYEGLNLDECSMYEDISRGLQATYQDVANLRVLDMQLEKP
- the CD79A gene encoding B-cell antigen receptor complex-associated protein alpha chain isoform X2 — translated: MEMGPAWVCVLLPLCLLPGHLCSESTTNMTTPCSGTTWNVSEVPPAPRTPQPRPPVVNVQTSLTAQLLAENSLVKVEAGLTSVTVPEGGRVTLKCRFEAPSGARVTWSRSCSRNCSEPILVANGTSPQRSVAITADAGISILTFHPARKSDIGLYFCQVYTDEAWGQSCGTYLRVRKPVPVPFLNMRESTKNQLITAEGILLLFCAVGPGIFLLFRRWENERLLQAKKNEYEEENLYEGLNLDECSMYEDISRGLQATYQDVANLRVLDMQLEKP